The following coding sequences lie in one Sphingobium sp. KCTC 72723 genomic window:
- a CDS encoding electron transfer flavoprotein-ubiquinone oxidoreductase — translation MSERESMPYDIVIVGGGPAGLSAAIRAKQLANDAGQELAVCVLEKGSEIGAHILSGAVIDPRALDELLPEWRDMGCSLADVPVTDNQHWFLTKSGKMAMPHIMTPGWMHNKGTYTGSLGNLCRWLAEQAEGLGVEIFPGFAAAEILYHEDGSVKGVATGDMGVDREGAHKGDYQPGLELHAKYTFFAEGARGHLTKILKRQFALDAECEPQVYGLGMKELWDIDPELHQPGLVIHSQGWPLTDAYGGGFLYHQANGQVALGFVVGLGYRNPHLYPFEEFQRWKQHPEIRKFLEGGRRVSYGARAINEGGWQSVPKLVFPGGALIGCSAGFVNVPRIKGTHTAMKSGMLAAEAAFAAVQAQRGSDVLGEYDDAVRSSWIADELKLVKNAEPLLSKFGGTIGTALAGIDMWMRTLKIGLPFTMKHKADNEKIWPKDACAKIDYPKPDGKFSFDRLSSVFMSNTNHEEDQPVHLQLKDPAIPISYNLPLYDEPAQRYCPAGVYEVVGQEEGNPRFQINAQNCVHCKTCDIKDPTQNINWVVPEGGGGPNYPNM, via the coding sequence ATGAGCGAACGGGAATCGATGCCTTATGACATCGTCATCGTGGGCGGTGGCCCGGCGGGACTGTCTGCGGCGATCAGGGCCAAGCAACTGGCCAATGATGCGGGCCAGGAACTGGCCGTATGCGTGCTGGAAAAAGGCTCCGAGATCGGGGCGCATATCCTTTCGGGCGCAGTGATCGACCCCAGGGCGCTGGACGAATTGCTGCCGGAATGGCGCGACATGGGCTGTTCGCTGGCCGATGTGCCGGTGACCGACAATCAGCACTGGTTCCTGACCAAGAGCGGCAAAATGGCGATGCCGCACATCATGACGCCGGGATGGATGCACAATAAAGGCACCTATACCGGGTCGCTGGGCAATTTGTGCCGTTGGCTGGCGGAGCAGGCTGAAGGGCTGGGCGTCGAGATTTTCCCCGGATTCGCAGCAGCGGAAATCCTCTATCATGAGGATGGCAGCGTGAAGGGCGTGGCCACCGGCGACATGGGCGTCGACCGGGAAGGGGCGCACAAGGGCGATTATCAGCCCGGCCTGGAGCTGCACGCGAAATATACTTTCTTTGCCGAAGGCGCGCGCGGTCACCTGACCAAGATATTGAAGCGCCAGTTCGCGCTGGACGCAGAATGCGAGCCGCAGGTCTATGGCCTCGGCATGAAGGAATTGTGGGACATCGACCCGGAATTGCATCAGCCGGGGCTGGTAATCCATTCGCAGGGTTGGCCGCTGACCGATGCCTATGGTGGCGGGTTCCTTTATCATCAGGCCAATGGGCAGGTGGCGTTGGGCTTCGTCGTCGGGCTAGGGTATCGCAACCCGCATCTCTACCCGTTCGAGGAATTTCAGCGGTGGAAGCAGCACCCGGAAATCCGCAAGTTTCTGGAAGGCGGGCGCCGCGTATCCTATGGCGCGCGGGCGATCAACGAAGGCGGCTGGCAGTCTGTGCCGAAACTGGTGTTCCCCGGCGGCGCGCTGATCGGCTGTTCGGCCGGGTTCGTGAACGTGCCGCGCATCAAAGGCACGCATACGGCGATGAAGTCGGGGATGCTGGCGGCGGAGGCTGCTTTCGCGGCGGTGCAGGCGCAGCGCGGCAGCGACGTTCTGGGCGAATATGACGATGCCGTGCGGTCCAGCTGGATCGCCGACGAACTCAAGCTGGTGAAGAATGCCGAGCCGTTGCTGTCCAAGTTTGGCGGGACGATCGGCACGGCGCTGGCGGGCATCGACATGTGGATGCGCACGCTGAAAATCGGCCTGCCCTTCACGATGAAGCACAAGGCGGACAACGAAAAAATCTGGCCCAAGGATGCTTGCGCGAAGATCGATTATCCCAAGCCCGACGGCAAGTTCAGCTTCGACCGGCTGTCGTCGGTGTTCATGAGCAACACCAATCATGAGGAGGACCAGCCGGTCCATTTGCAGCTTAAGGATCCCGCGATCCCGATCAGCTACAACCTGCCCCTTTATGACGAACCGGCGCAACGCTATTGTCCCGCAGGCGTCTATGAAGTGGTGGGACAGGAAGAGGGCAATCCCCGCTTCCAGATCAACGCGCAAAATTGCGTCCATTGCAAGACATGCGACATCAAGGATCCCACGCAGAATATCAACTGGGTGGTGCCTGAAGGCGGTGGAGGACCGAATTATCCCAATATGTAA
- a CDS encoding 4-(cytidine 5'-diphospho)-2-C-methyl-D-erythritol kinase, whose translation MPHPDAGTQSETVVETAHAKVNVALHVRGRRDDGYHALESLFVFAEHGDRLTGVATDDGAIDLMIDGPFGAALDAGPGNLVVKAARALQAYLGQQRGAAIRLTKILPVASGIGGGSADAAATLRLLVRLWDVRIDEAELAAIALDLGSDVPACISSVTQMVGGRGERLARHHVDGLEGMAMLLVNPGVGVSTARVFAGWDGQDRGALDATRIDALVARGHNDLEAAAMAIAPVIGDVLAVLRAQNGVVLARMSGSGATCFALFDDDAAMADAAMAMRAAHRDWWMMETRIRIA comes from the coding sequence ATGCCGCACCCTGACGCGGGAACGCAGAGCGAAACGGTGGTCGAGACGGCCCATGCCAAGGTCAATGTCGCGCTGCATGTGCGGGGACGGCGGGACGATGGCTATCATGCGCTGGAAAGCCTGTTCGTCTTTGCCGAGCATGGCGACCGATTGACCGGGGTGGCGACCGATGACGGCGCGATCGACCTGATGATCGACGGGCCGTTCGGTGCAGCGCTGGACGCGGGGCCGGGTAATCTGGTCGTCAAGGCGGCGCGGGCGTTGCAGGCCTATCTGGGGCAGCAGCGCGGCGCGGCGATCCGACTGACCAAGATATTGCCGGTGGCGTCGGGGATTGGCGGCGGGTCGGCGGATGCGGCCGCTACGTTGCGCCTGCTGGTGCGATTATGGGATGTGCGGATTGACGAAGCGGAACTGGCGGCCATCGCGCTGGACCTGGGTTCCGACGTGCCGGCCTGTATCTCCAGCGTGACGCAGATGGTGGGCGGGCGTGGCGAGCGGCTGGCGCGGCATCATGTCGACGGGCTGGAGGGAATGGCGATGCTGCTGGTCAATCCTGGGGTTGGCGTGTCCACGGCGCGCGTCTTTGCCGGATGGGACGGGCAGGATCGCGGGGCGCTGGACGCGACGCGGATTGATGCGCTGGTGGCGCGGGGGCATAATGATCTGGAAGCGGCGGCAATGGCGATTGCGCCGGTGATCGGTGACGTGCTGGCGGTGTTGCGGGCGCAGAATGGGGTCGTGCTGGCGCGCATGTCGGGGTCAGGCGCGACCTGCTTTGCCTTGTTCGACGATGACGCGGCGATGGCGGATGCGGCGATGGCGATGCGAGCGGCGCATCGGGACTGGTGGATGATGGAAACGCGGATCAGGATAGCATGA
- the moaB gene encoding molybdenum cofactor biosynthesis protein B, which produces MPIDESRAFIPVRIAVLTISDTRGLAEDRSGDTLIERLEKAGHILAARSIERDDKLAIVARLHAWIDDGQIDVILTTGGTGVTGRDVTPEALAQVQDKEIPGFGELFRWLSFQTIGTSTIQSRATACVARGTYIFALPGSTGAVKDAWDGILLSQLDSRFRPCNFVELMPRLMER; this is translated from the coding sequence ATGCCGATCGACGAAAGCCGCGCCTTCATTCCCGTCCGTATCGCCGTCCTCACCATATCCGACACGCGCGGGCTGGCGGAAGATCGATCCGGCGACACATTGATAGAACGGCTTGAAAAGGCGGGACATATTCTTGCCGCGCGCAGCATAGAAAGGGACGACAAACTCGCCATCGTCGCGCGCCTTCACGCCTGGATCGACGACGGCCAGATCGACGTGATCCTCACCACCGGCGGCACCGGCGTTACCGGGCGCGACGTTACGCCCGAAGCTCTGGCCCAGGTACAGGACAAGGAAATTCCGGGCTTTGGCGAACTTTTCCGCTGGCTCAGTTTCCAGACGATCGGCACCTCCACCATCCAGTCCCGCGCCACCGCCTGCGTCGCGCGCGGCACCTATATCTTCGCGCTGCCCGGCTCCACCGGCGCGGTAAAAGACGCATGGGACGGCATCCTCCTCAGCCAGCTGGACAGCCGCTTTCGCCCGTGCAATTTCGTGGAACTCATGCCACGTCTGATGGAACGCTGA
- a CDS encoding class I SAM-dependent RNA methyltransferase gives MTDTDNDIIIRVAAKGDGITADGRHAPLTAPGDRLLPDGTVARGPHHVAPPCVHFPACGGCELQHLDEASLADFVTGRVVGALAGQGVVAQSVLPPHLSPPMTRRRASLRAARSGRKITIGFAEAGSHTLIDLSMCAVLDPRLFALLEPLRALLLLILPDKRAAHVRMSLVDQGVDLLLEGVKVEGLAADEGLGDFARAHGLARLTIDEGDGPRTRWAPDAATMTFGGVAVGFPSYSFLQATPDGEAVLVRAVRDAMPETGAIADLFCGLGTFALALGVGRPVYAAEGARDVVLSLKAAGQIAQRRMMADHRDLFRRPLVPEELNRFAAVVIDPPRAGAREQVMQLAASSVPVIAYVSCNPASFARDAVHLVAGGYRLESVRPVGQFRWSTHVEMVGIFRR, from the coding sequence GTGACAGACACCGATAACGACATCATCATCCGCGTCGCCGCCAAGGGCGATGGCATCACCGCCGATGGCCGCCATGCGCCACTGACCGCACCGGGGGACCGGCTGTTGCCGGACGGCACCGTGGCGCGGGGACCGCATCATGTCGCGCCGCCTTGCGTCCACTTCCCCGCATGTGGCGGGTGCGAATTGCAGCATCTGGATGAGGCAAGCCTGGCCGATTTCGTGACCGGGCGCGTGGTTGGCGCGCTGGCGGGGCAAGGGGTGGTGGCGCAAAGCGTGCTGCCGCCGCACCTGTCGCCGCCGATGACGCGGCGGCGCGCGTCGTTGCGGGCCGCGCGGTCGGGACGGAAAATCACTATCGGTTTTGCCGAGGCGGGCAGTCATACGCTGATCGACCTGTCGATGTGCGCGGTGCTGGACCCGCGCCTGTTTGCCTTGCTGGAGCCGTTGCGCGCATTGCTGCTGCTGATCCTGCCGGACAAGCGGGCGGCGCATGTGCGGATGTCGCTGGTGGACCAAGGGGTCGACCTGTTGCTGGAGGGTGTGAAGGTCGAGGGTCTGGCAGCGGATGAGGGGCTGGGCGATTTCGCGCGGGCGCATGGCCTGGCGCGGCTGACGATCGACGAGGGCGACGGGCCGCGGACGCGGTGGGCGCCCGACGCGGCGACCATGACGTTCGGCGGCGTCGCGGTCGGATTTCCGTCCTATAGTTTCCTTCAGGCGACGCCCGATGGCGAAGCGGTGCTGGTGCGCGCGGTGCGCGACGCGATGCCGGAGACGGGAGCGATTGCCGACCTGTTTTGCGGACTTGGCACATTCGCGCTGGCGCTGGGGGTGGGGCGGCCGGTCTATGCGGCGGAGGGCGCGCGGGATGTCGTCCTGTCGCTCAAAGCCGCAGGGCAAATCGCGCAGCGGCGGATGATGGCGGATCACCGCGACCTGTTCCGTCGCCCGCTGGTGCCGGAGGAACTGAACCGCTTTGCCGCCGTGGTTATCGACCCGCCGCGCGCCGGTGCGCGCGAACAGGTGATGCAACTGGCCGCGTCGAGCGTGCCGGTGATTGCCTATGTATCGTGCAACCCGGCGAGCTTCGCGCGTGACGCAGTGCATCTGGTGGCTGGCGGTTACAGGCTGGAAAGCGTGCGCCCGGTGGGGCAGTTCCGCTGGTCCACTCATGTCGAGATGGTCGGGATTTTCCGCCGATAA
- a CDS encoding uracil-DNA glycosylase family protein, with protein MRGLLQDEAALADAYMAWWTLAGVDCAIGESPTDWLRPAPTKPVSGAPPATAPVIADKPRTLESFLTFLASDPAQPERRWPGAPILPVGGEQATLMVVTDLPDAADMEAGQLLADRAGALFDAMLRAIGLDRSVIHLASLFTARPPGGMVDAADLATVADRMRTHVALARPRRLLLLGDRTIRALLPTDGAAPPEGLRDFNHDGGIVPAVATFHPRLLLTQPAAKAECWRALQSLIEEARP; from the coding sequence ATGCGGGGACTATTGCAGGATGAAGCGGCGCTGGCCGACGCCTATATGGCGTGGTGGACGCTCGCTGGCGTGGATTGCGCCATCGGCGAATCGCCGACCGACTGGCTGCGGCCTGCGCCGACGAAACCAGTATCGGGCGCACCGCCTGCCACCGCGCCGGTCATTGCGGATAAACCCCGAACCCTCGAATCGTTCCTCACCTTCCTCGCCAGCGATCCCGCCCAGCCCGAACGGCGCTGGCCCGGCGCGCCGATCCTGCCGGTGGGCGGCGAGCAGGCGACCCTGATGGTCGTCACGGACCTGCCCGACGCGGCGGATATGGAGGCGGGCCAATTGCTTGCCGACCGTGCGGGCGCCTTGTTCGACGCCATGCTGCGCGCCATCGGTCTGGACCGCAGCGTCATTCACCTTGCCTCGCTGTTCACTGCCCGCCCGCCCGGCGGCATGGTCGACGCTGCCGACCTTGCCACCGTTGCCGACCGGATGCGCACCCATGTCGCGCTCGCCCGCCCGCGCCGCCTGCTGCTACTGGGCGATCGGACGATCCGTGCGCTGCTTCCGACGGATGGCGCAGCGCCGCCCGAAGGTTTACGCGACTTTAACCATGATGGCGGCATTGTGCCTGCCGTCGCCACATTCCATCCGCGCCTGCTGCTGACTCAGCCTGCGGCGAAAGCGGAATGTTGGCGCGCCCTGCAAAGCCTGATCGAGGAAGCCCGTCCGTGA
- a CDS encoding lytic transglycosylase domain-containing protein — MIRAAKSLSTIALLSIGLAATLPARADTAPLLPALPATPASPLQLTDGAKASYRAIFTALGTQQWDQARSLIAMLDAQDAMRPLALSELYLAKGSPKVELFDLLDLVNKAAWLPKADQISRLAQKRGATILPTLPQVQKMVWLGAAPRREYVGGTKTDMAAQALGAQIQTFVKNDDPVGAEALLTTGEANLTPEGLTEVRQRVAWAYYIENDDANARRMAARALEARAGGDWTVQAHWTAGLAAWRQNDCRAAAPAFANVAALAANADMRAAGAYWASRAHMVCGEAGKVAAFLKIAAKSDETFYGLLARESLGIPLGTAPVGSRFGAIEWNALKDSPNARAAIALSAIGDNARADEILRYQAKIGGTAQYDALLRLASALSLPATQLWLAHNGPAGKQPDSFARFPAPDWRPDGGWRVDPSLIYAHTLQESGFRSDVVSSAGARGLMQVRPGTGGDMGLTSAAQLFVPSTNMEYGQRYLEALRDMSATGGLLPKVMAAYNAGPVPVERWNAQVKDKGDPLLFMESLPYYETRAYVNIVMRNYWMYQIQAKGEADCLTGMAQGMWPTFPNAKGVKLVRLSQADGRATPAASMGGGSH; from the coding sequence GTGATTCGAGCCGCGAAAAGCCTGTCGACTATCGCCCTGTTATCCATCGGCCTTGCCGCAACGCTGCCCGCCCGTGCCGACACCGCGCCACTGCTGCCCGCTCTGCCGGCAACGCCTGCCTCTCCCCTGCAACTGACCGACGGCGCAAAGGCCAGCTACCGCGCGATCTTTACCGCCCTTGGCACCCAGCAATGGGATCAGGCGAGATCCCTTATCGCCATGCTCGACGCGCAGGACGCCATGCGCCCGCTCGCCCTGTCCGAACTCTATCTGGCCAAAGGATCGCCAAAGGTCGAACTGTTCGACCTGCTCGATCTGGTGAACAAGGCCGCTTGGTTGCCCAAGGCCGACCAGATTTCCCGCCTCGCGCAAAAGCGCGGCGCGACGATATTGCCCACCCTGCCACAGGTGCAGAAAATGGTGTGGCTGGGTGCTGCCCCCCGCCGCGAATATGTCGGCGGGACAAAGACCGACATGGCGGCGCAAGCGCTGGGCGCGCAGATCCAGACTTTCGTCAAGAATGACGATCCGGTCGGTGCCGAAGCGCTGCTGACCACTGGCGAAGCCAATCTGACGCCCGAAGGGCTGACCGAAGTGCGGCAGCGAGTCGCATGGGCCTATTATATCGAAAATGACGACGCCAATGCCCGCCGCATGGCCGCCCGTGCGCTCGAAGCGCGTGCTGGCGGCGACTGGACGGTGCAGGCGCACTGGACCGCTGGCCTGGCCGCATGGCGTCAGAATGACTGCCGCGCCGCCGCCCCCGCTTTCGCCAATGTCGCGGCGCTGGCCGCCAATGCCGACATGCGCGCCGCCGGAGCCTATTGGGCGTCGCGCGCCCACATGGTCTGCGGCGAAGCGGGCAAGGTTGCCGCCTTCCTGAAAATCGCCGCCAAGTCGGACGAAACCTTCTACGGCCTGCTCGCCCGCGAATCGCTGGGCATCCCGCTTGGCACCGCGCCGGTCGGCAGCCGTTTCGGCGCGATCGAATGGAATGCGCTGAAGGACAGCCCCAATGCCCGCGCCGCCATCGCCCTTTCGGCCATTGGCGACAATGCCCGCGCCGACGAAATATTGCGTTATCAGGCAAAGATCGGCGGCACCGCGCAATATGACGCCCTGCTGCGCCTCGCCAGCGCGCTCAGCCTGCCCGCGACGCAATTATGGCTCGCCCATAACGGGCCGGCTGGCAAGCAGCCCGACAGTTTCGCCCGCTTCCCCGCGCCCGACTGGCGCCCCGATGGCGGCTGGCGGGTCGATCCTTCGCTGATCTACGCCCACACCTTGCAGGAATCCGGCTTCCGCTCCGACGTGGTAAGCAGCGCGGGCGCGCGCGGCCTGATGCAGGTGCGCCCCGGCACTGGCGGCGACATGGGACTAACATCCGCCGCACAACTGTTCGTGCCATCGACCAACATGGAATATGGCCAGCGCTATCTCGAAGCATTGCGCGACATGAGCGCCACGGGCGGCCTGCTGCCCAAGGTGATGGCTGCCTATAATGCCGGGCCGGTGCCGGTCGAACGGTGGAATGCCCAGGTCAAGGACAAGGGCGATCCGCTTTTGTTCATGGAATCGCTACCTTATTATGAAACCCGCGCCTATGTGAACATCGTCATGCGCAATTACTGGATGTATCAGATTCAGGCGAAGGGCGAGGCCGATTGCCTGACCGGCATGGCGCAGGGCATGTGGCCGACCTTCCCTAATGCCAAGGGCGTAAAACTCGTTCGCCTCAGTCAGGCCGATGGCCGCGCCACGCCCGCCGCGTCGATGGGTGGCGGTTCGCACTGA
- a CDS encoding type III PLP-dependent enzyme, whose amino-acid sequence MHKHPSALGVATTLTPAAPVTLIRPQAAARAARFFVEKFPGRSLYAVKANPSPDLLRTLWDSGISHYDVASIAEVRLVAETLPDAKLCFMHPVKAEEAIAEAYAVHGVRTFSLDTIDELEKIMRATNDATDLELCVRLRVSSEHSELSLASKFGAELGETRELLMATRQAADALGICFHVGSQAMSPQAYSDAIERVRAAIVDAAVTVDIIDVGGGFPSIYPGMEPVALENYFDAIHRGFESLPVSYSSELWCEPGRALSAEYSSIIVRVERRRGTELYINDGAYGALFDAAHIGWRFPVALLREDESEADLTGFSFYGPTCDDMDHMVGPFMLPADVGVGDYIEIGMLGAYGAAMRTGFNGFTSEATIEVEDAPMASLYAEAAPARRRANVIKLG is encoded by the coding sequence TTGCACAAGCATCCTAGCGCGCTGGGGGTAGCGACCACCCTCACACCGGCAGCACCGGTAACGCTGATTCGCCCGCAGGCTGCGGCGCGTGCCGCCCGATTCTTCGTTGAGAAGTTTCCGGGGCGCTCGCTCTATGCCGTAAAGGCCAACCCCTCGCCCGATCTGCTTCGGACGTTGTGGGACAGCGGTATCTCGCACTATGACGTCGCTTCCATCGCGGAAGTGCGCCTCGTCGCGGAAACCCTGCCGGACGCCAAGCTGTGCTTCATGCACCCGGTCAAGGCTGAAGAAGCCATTGCCGAAGCCTATGCCGTCCATGGCGTGCGCACCTTCTCGCTCGACACGATCGATGAGCTGGAAAAGATCATGCGCGCCACCAATGACGCGACCGATCTGGAACTGTGTGTCCGTTTGCGCGTGTCGTCGGAACATAGCGAACTGTCCCTCGCGTCGAAATTCGGCGCGGAACTGGGCGAAACCCGCGAATTGCTGATGGCCACTCGCCAGGCCGCCGATGCGCTGGGCATCTGCTTCCATGTCGGCAGCCAGGCAATGAGCCCCCAGGCCTATAGCGACGCGATCGAACGTGTCCGCGCCGCCATCGTCGATGCGGCCGTAACGGTCGACATCATCGATGTCGGCGGCGGCTTCCCGTCCATCTATCCGGGCATGGAGCCAGTTGCGCTCGAAAATTATTTCGACGCGATCCACCGTGGTTTCGAAAGCCTGCCCGTCAGCTACTCGTCGGAATTGTGGTGTGAACCCGGCCGGGCCTTGTCCGCTGAATATAGCTCCATCATCGTCCGTGTGGAGCGCCGTCGCGGCACCGAACTCTACATCAACGACGGTGCCTATGGCGCGTTGTTCGATGCGGCGCATATCGGCTGGCGCTTCCCCGTCGCCCTGCTGCGCGAAGATGAGAGCGAGGCGGACCTGACCGGCTTCTCCTTCTACGGTCCGACCTGCGACGACATGGACCATATGGTCGGCCCGTTCATGCTGCCTGCCGATGTGGGTGTGGGCGACTATATCGAAATCGGGATGCTGGGTGCCTATGGCGCGGCCATGCGCACCGGCTTCAACGGCTTCACGTCGGAAGCGACGATCGAAGTGGAGGATGCGCCGATGGCCAGCCTCTACGCCGAAGCCGCCCCGGCCCGCCGTCGCGCGAATGTCATCAAGCTGGGCTAG
- a CDS encoding N-formylglutamate amidohydrolase: MSEAFTRIDQGDLDILIIADHASAHVPDDIDLGIEPDLLGNHIAIDIGVAAVSALLAKQLGCTAILGGVSRLVIDLNREADAPGLLPVMSDGHAIPGNRDADLNDRMMRFYHPYHHEVARLLDAMTAPFILSVHSFTPRLASDPGQQRPWDIGILYGEDDRAARIAIPMLRDAGLHVGDQLPYSGKLLNATMNRHAEASGIPYLGIEMRQDLVGDAAGQRRFADILGPVVLACRGALA; the protein is encoded by the coding sequence ATGAGCGAGGCTTTTACCCGGATCGACCAGGGCGATCTCGATATTCTGATCATTGCCGATCATGCCTCGGCGCATGTACCGGACGACATCGACCTGGGCATCGAACCGGATTTGCTGGGCAATCATATTGCCATCGACATTGGCGTGGCGGCGGTCAGCGCTTTGCTGGCGAAGCAACTGGGCTGCACCGCGATATTGGGCGGAGTGTCGCGGCTGGTCATCGACCTCAACCGGGAAGCGGACGCGCCGGGATTGTTGCCGGTGATGAGCGATGGCCATGCGATTCCCGGCAATCGGGACGCGGATCTGAATGACCGGATGATGCGCTTTTACCATCCCTATCATCATGAAGTGGCGCGATTGCTGGACGCCATGACCGCGCCGTTCATTCTGTCGGTGCATAGTTTTACCCCGCGTCTGGCAAGCGATCCGGGGCAGCAGCGGCCATGGGACATCGGCATATTATATGGGGAAGATGATCGCGCCGCGCGGATCGCCATTCCCATGCTGCGTGACGCCGGGCTGCATGTGGGCGACCAGTTGCCCTATTCAGGCAAGCTGTTGAATGCGACGATGAACCGTCATGCCGAAGCCAGTGGCATCCCCTATCTGGGTATAGAGATGCGACAGGATCTGGTCGGCGATGCGGCGGGGCAGCGGCGCTTTGCCGATATATTGGGTCCGGTGGTGCTGGCGTGCCGGGGCGCATTGGCATGA
- a CDS encoding tetratricopeptide repeat protein produces MLMTPVAAGASVDPDSALHAYARARLADGDGALATAVDSYRAALTMDPARIEIARRSYAQALEGGDRALALRSAALLDEAGALPRDGTLLRIGDGLARKDWAGARTLTARMVEEGNFAFLAPIITSWIALGEGQYAPPVVDVKDRFAALALRYVDEHVALQALGRGDLTVAVPALRRAIAARPADGAMLRLAFAAQLARQGAKAEALMLLPVGDATFGRARAGIERGKGVKALGAAVTPAQGFARLLSRLAVDIAADREGRAMGVRLARIAGFTDPASADGQIVAARLLTLTGNGPAAANVVRAVPVEGWYGALAQAEMVDALAAAGQDEAALALARALAAEPGADAERQVRLGRLLAERRDYDGAAAAFRAAQAGFAEGQVPWALLLFEGSALEQGKRWDEARAVLERALKIAPNEPVILNYLGYAQVERRQNIPAALDLIKRASALKPQDASIADSLGWAQYVTGDVAAAVPVLERAAAGAPDDATINEHLGDALWSAGRRYEARYAWEAASINAQGAVAARLDAKTKEGLKPEYAAP; encoded by the coding sequence ATGCTGATGACCCCGGTGGCGGCCGGGGCGTCGGTGGACCCCGACAGCGCGCTGCACGCCTATGCGCGGGCGCGGCTGGCGGATGGTGATGGCGCGCTTGCGACGGCGGTGGACAGCTATCGCGCGGCGTTGACGATGGATCCGGCGCGAATCGAGATTGCCCGGCGTTCTTATGCGCAGGCGCTGGAAGGCGGCGACCGGGCGCTGGCGCTGCGGTCCGCCGCGTTGCTGGACGAAGCGGGGGCTTTGCCACGCGACGGCACACTGTTGCGCATCGGCGACGGATTGGCGCGCAAGGATTGGGCCGGGGCGCGGACATTGACGGCGCGGATGGTGGAGGAGGGAAATTTCGCTTTCCTCGCGCCGATCATTACGAGCTGGATTGCGCTGGGCGAGGGCCAATATGCGCCGCCGGTGGTGGATGTGAAGGACCGTTTCGCCGCGCTGGCGCTGCGTTATGTCGATGAGCATGTGGCGTTGCAGGCGCTGGGGCGGGGTGACCTGACGGTGGCGGTTCCGGCGTTGCGCCGGGCGATCGCTGCGCGGCCTGCCGATGGGGCGATGCTGCGGCTCGCCTTTGCCGCGCAACTGGCGCGGCAGGGCGCGAAGGCGGAGGCGCTGATGCTGTTGCCGGTGGGCGACGCGACATTCGGCCGGGCGCGCGCGGGAATCGAGCGGGGCAAGGGCGTAAAAGCGCTGGGCGCGGCGGTGACGCCGGCGCAGGGCTTTGCGCGGCTGCTGTCGCGGCTGGCGGTGGATATTGCCGCCGACCGCGAAGGGCGCGCCATGGGCGTGCGGCTGGCAAGGATTGCTGGCTTTACCGACCCGGCAAGCGCAGACGGGCAGATTGTCGCTGCACGTTTGTTGACGCTGACCGGCAATGGCCCGGCGGCGGCGAATGTCGTGCGGGCGGTGCCGGTGGAAGGCTGGTATGGCGCGCTGGCGCAGGCGGAAATGGTCGATGCGCTGGCGGCGGCGGGGCAGGATGAGGCGGCACTGGCGCTGGCCCGCGCACTGGCGGCGGAACCGGGTGCGGATGCGGAGCGGCAGGTGCGGCTGGGCCGGTTGCTGGCGGAGCGGCGCGATTATGATGGCGCAGCGGCGGCTTTCCGGGCGGCGCAGGCGGGCTTTGCCGAGGGGCAGGTGCCATGGGCGCTGCTGTTGTTTGAGGGCAGCGCGCTGGAACAGGGCAAACGGTGGGACGAGGCGCGGGCCGTGCTGGAACGGGCGCTGAAGATTGCGCCCAACGAGCCGGTGATCCTCAACTATCTGGGCTATGCGCAGGTCGAGCGGCGGCAGAATATTCCCGCCGCGCTGGACCTGATCAAGCGGGCAAGCGCGTTGAAGCCGCAGGATGCGTCGATCGCCGATTCGCTGGGCTGGGCGCAATATGTGACCGGCGATGTGGCCGCAGCGGTGCCGGTGCTGGAACGCGCGGCGGCAGGTGCGCCCGACGATGCGACGATCAACGAACATCTGGGCGACGCGCTGTGGAGCGCGGGGCGGCGGTATGAAGCGCGCTATGCGTGGGAAGCGGCGTCCATCAACGCGCAGGGCGCGGTCGCGGCGCGGCTGGACGCCAAGACCAAAGAGGGATTGAAGCCAGAATATGCCGCACCCTGA